Genomic segment of Malus domestica chromosome 15, GDT2T_hap1:
GCTTACTGCTTCTTTAAGTCCAATGGCTATGTCATGTGCCATTGGTAGTACAAGTTCTAGGGATTTCTGGATTCAATTGCAAGAACAATTCTCCACTATCGCTAAGACTAACATCTTCCAGATGAAGTCCAATCTACAAAGAATTAAAAAGGGATCAAATTCTGTTGCTCAATACTTGACACGATAGATTAGGACATCCATCTAATTCTGTTGTGTCTCTCATGTTACATAAGTCCAAAGTTGCATTTACAAGAGTCTAATCCTGTTATGTGTAGAGGGTAAATTCTGCAAACTTCCTTTTGCATTAAGTGTCAATAAATTTGTAATTCCCTTTGAAGTACTGCATAGTGATCTTTGGGGTCTTGCACCTTGTATATCTGTGGATGTATATAGGTATTATGTTACTTTCATTGATGAATGTACTAGGTATTCCTGGATTTTCCCTTTGGTTAATAAATCCGATCTTTGTGCAACTTTTATTGCATTTCATGCTTATGTTCTCACTCAATTCTCTACAAGCATAAAAATATTGCAAAGTGATGGTGAGTGGTGAGTACATTAGCAAACCTCTTCAATCCTTTCTTCTCAAAAAAGGGCATTTCCCATCACAAGTCATGTCCTTATACCCCAGAACAAAATGGCATGGATGTACTAAAATACCTTCACAGTTCTAGTCATTTGCATGTCAAACAACCACCTACCTCATCAATAGAATGCCTACTCCCATTTTGCATAACAAGTCTCCTTTTGAAGCTTTATATGGTGCTGTTCCAGTGCTTCATCACTTGAGAACGTTTGGTTGTGCTTGTTACCCTTTCTTAAGACCATATACTACTACCAAACTCCAAGCTAAGACTAAGACTACAATGTGTGTGTTTTTGGGGTATGCGTCCAAATACAAGGGGTTCTCTGGGCATTGAGCATGCTCTGCCGTACAACAAAACATTCGATGTAGTTTTAGCAAGTCTTAATTAAATAACAACTGAGACAAATGTCAATTCTTTCCATGATTAATAGTAGTAGTTCATAAATTTGGGACCTTCTTGGCAAGAAAGGGCCGGCGATGAAGGATCACCGttctttttctcttcatttATTCTCCCTGTTGTTTCTTTCACACAGAAATCTAGTTAAAAAGGAGTAAAACAGAGGGTAGTATTACCATTGGTACTCAACGGtcaaatgatttcaaatttgagTGATTTTTGATAAAGTTGATGTTTCAGTGAAGAGCTAAAGATGAACGGTTAAATCGTTGAAATACGATATAGAGGAAGTCCTACAAACATCTCTCAAATAAAAGCTTAGTTGAGGGGTCCCTCCTCAACGGAAGGGGTTGAAACAGAGACGAAAGTGAATGCAGAGACGGAGAGCTTGAAATGGAGACAAAAGTGAATGCGATTGATTTTCTCACACATAAATTGTCATATTAATGTGAGATGAGCCTAGGCATCTGTTACCTGCTATCAAATAATAGTATAGCCCATAACTAATACATGAAAACTACGATAACGACCGACCCCGAGTACTCTGACCTCAATTCATTCCAACAAATTCATACCCTAGTAATCCATGCATTACAACAAGCAATCCTAAACACAACATAGATTTCTTGTGGCCGCCTCGGgtggaaaatgtgttgaatcAAACTGTGTCTTGAAAATTACTTCTAATCCGAAAAATCAACTCAAGTATCAAGGGAAAATCGAGATTACTATTTGTAAATCAGTGCATCGCGTCCAGGCCCTACACCAATGTAATGGACGGGTACACCAAGAAGTTCTTCTATCGTTTCCACATATTGACGTGCGGCCTTCGGAAGGTCGGAGTAATTTCTGACAGAAGAAATATCCGATTCCCATCCGGGCAATTCTTCATAGTCCACCTgaacatagaaaagcaatagcaACAAGTGTTAAAAATGAACCTTTATCTTCTAATAAAATTCAATTAAGATAAAAACATCATATCATATCCGAATAGAAGGGAGAGGCAAGGACATGCCTCTAATTGCTCAAGATCACGAAGGTCTGAAGGGAACGATTTAATCGGTGTACCATCCTTCTGTTTATAGGCAACACCCAACAGAATTTTGGGAAGATCAGACAAAACATCAAGTTTGGTGAGATTGAGAGAAGAAAATCCATTGATCTGACAGCAATACTTCAGTGCTGCCATATCAAGCCAACCACAACGACGAGGGCGACCAGTAGTTGTGCCAAACTCCTGACCAGCAGACCTAAGGAGGTCGCCCCCTTGGCCCAAGATTTCTGTGGGAAAGGGACCAGAACCAACTCTCGTAGTGTATGCCTTTACCTACAGAAACAACATCAAGTTAGCAACATTACCTCACCATCTCAATTGGCCTTTTGTACTAACTGCAAGATTAGCCATGACCAGTACTACCATACAGTGCTCTATCTCCCTTTAAAGatttcaactagaaaaataACATGAATCACAGTAGTaaagacaaaaataataaaagaaaccTATTTGCAGAAATAGATTTAGTTCGAAATATGTTTATTCATGTTGCCCAACCCAATTGATTGAAAATACTCTCTACAACTACCAGAAGTAACCATCTACTTACCACTCCAACCAGATCACCTAAAACTCTGGGAGCAATGCCAAGACCAGTGCAAATCCCACCCGCTGAAGGGCTAGAGGATGTTACAAAGGGATAAGTTCCAAAGTCAATATCCAACATTGTTGCCTGACCCCCTTCAACCAAAATCTTTTTCTTCTCGGAGATGGCTTCATTCACGACATGCACAGTATCAGCAATGAAGGGTTCCAATCTCTCAGCAAATCTCTTGTACTTTTCAACTTCTTCTTTTAGCACATGGGGTCCATACTCAAAACCTTGGAATCTTGATGCAGCATCTGATAATAGATCATCTAGCTTCTGAGGAAAAGTATCCATGTGCCTCAAGTCACTCACTCGAATACCATTTCGGATAACCTTGTTAGAGTAACAAGGCCCAATTCCTCTTTTGGTAGTGCCAATGAAAGATTCAGAAAGCTCAGATTCTCGAAGCCCATCCACTATTTGATGGAAATCAAATAAGAGGTGTGCACGATCAGAGACCAATATCCTTCCCTTGCAGGATACCCCATTAGATTCAAGGCCATCAATCTCTTTAAAGAGCCCTGGAAGATGCACCACAACTCCATTTCCAATAACACAAAGAGTTTCTTCATTAAGAATACCTGAGGGAACAAGGTGAAGCGCAAACTTCTTTCCCTCTGCGTTGTAAATGGTGTGTCCAGCATTAGCTCCACCCTGAAAAGATGCAAAAAGTCATCAGAAAACTACACGATCAGGCTATGAAAGTGAGAGCTTTTTGTTACCTGACAACGAGCAACGATGTCAAAGTGTTGGGCTAAGATGTCGACGAGTTTTCCTTTACCTTCATCGCCCCACTGGCAGCCCAACACGCCTGAGACCTGGGTTAGCGACTCAATTCGATTAAGCCCCTGATTGGGGGAACCGGACAAACTTAGAGAAGAGGGGGTGGCGACCAAGGGCTTCACTGAGCATACGACAGTATTTCTCGAGCGCTGGAGGAGAACGGGCCTGTGGTGTTGGGCCCCAAAGGAACAAGGGGTGGAAAGTGGATTGGAGTCCAGGGCTGTGAAAGATGAGAGGTTGTTCATGGCGAATACCTGAGTAAGGCTAAGTTTAGGCCAACGTATTTCCCAAATTTTACATACTTGACAGTACGAGTGAATGTTATAGAAATATATAAGTGAAAACTACAAAAACAACATCATTATCTTTTTAAAACTAAGCAAAATTTTAAatacccaaaattaaaaaaacaaggTCAAATCAAGCAGATAATTCCCCATTCgtaaaccctaaaaaaaacCACGTACCTCCTCGAATATATTGAACAACAGCTTCGAAAAACTTCAATTTCGTTTGCGTAGTAATCAATCAGAGAGCGACGcgagaaaaacaaaagagaaattcCGGGAAAATGTTTGGGGTTTGCTTCTCGTCCTCTGTGGGTCGGACTTCGGAGGACTTGAAGAACTTCCCGAAAACCGAAAGAGAAATTTTCCGGGAAAAGGCGCTAATTATATGAGTTGGGAGGTGAGGGCGTGAAATTTTATTGTAGGGTTACGGGGATAAATATCAGCTGCACCTACAGTCCAGAATCAGCAGTGAACCCTGAATCAGACGGCTGTGATTAATTAGCTATGCTCGTTGTTTTTGGTCGGGGATTTTTACCAGAttgggtttttggtttgtttaggCTTGTtactgttaatttttatttagtttaaATATACATAAGGGCATAATTGGAACATCACGAAAACTAGTTAACATACTTCATCCTCTGAAGTAATAGAAAagcaatataaataaataaagaggtgtgatatccacatatatttttttaattttcaaacatcggattggatgaattgaagaaaatcaattaaCAGAAATTAGCAAAgaatgtgtgaaaagtaaaaaatgatgtgtgtgTAGCATCCTCTAAATAAATATAGATTGACGTTACCTTAGTTGTCATCGATCATAAAAATGTAGTCGTTAACgtttaaatttaataataacGCGTTGTTACAAATGTGTGCACTTCCCATGTCTCCACATTTGATGTGCATTATCCTCTTGAGCTCGAATGCCTTGTGACAGTCATTACACATTGGGCATCCGAACATCATTGCATTCCAAGATGCCAGATTGAAGTTCAGTTTATAGCATCAAATATCATCCATTAACTTTTCAGATGATAAAAGTAAATTTTCATGAAGGGAATAATAACAAAAACTATGTAATATTAGCCAGAGTAACCTATGAAAAAGAATAGCATAAATTTATTGCACATAGCCTTCTGTCATTAATAGGCAGTCCAAAAATGTAGAGAACTTTTAAAAGATGAATCCTGAAACTTGACGATAAACAAAAAACTTGCAAGTTCAAACCTCACAtcgtcatcgtcatcatcatcatcttcaatttcatcatcATCCTCGGTCTCTTCTTCTCCACCTGCTTCCTCTTCTTCCCGCAGTTCTTTCCATCGTATAGATGCTTCCATCAGAGAGGTAAAGCATTCCCGTAACAAGGCACCAGATGACTTTCCAACTACCACCACCCGTTCAACCACTTTTGCCAGTGCCAGCACTGAGATTCATTAACTGTTAGTCATGTCCCAAGTTATCCAATTCATATAGGGTTTCAGGAATTTATGCAAAGCAAAAGTAACTAAAATATCATGTCAGTCTGTTAGAGGCTGAAACACAATTTCATTTCCCCCGTTTTAGAGACCAAGTACTTACCAATCAACTTTATCTCTGACTCTGTAGGTAGCCCCGGTTTGAAAGAGCTAGAGGAAACAGATCCAAGTGCAGACATCCAGGTTTGAAATCCTCCATCTCCATCCTTCTCCAATATACCCTCTACAACTTCGGGACAGCATAAATAGCATGATGATATAGCGAGCAGCAAAGGCTTCCAGAGAGGACCAGGCTTGCTTTTAATTTCTCTGAAACGGGT
This window contains:
- the LOC103452756 gene encoding adenylosuccinate synthetase 2, chloroplastic-like is translated as MNNLSSFTALDSNPLSTPCSFGAQHHRPVLLQRSRNTVVCSVKPLVATPSSLSLSGSPNQGLNRIESLTQVSGVLGCQWGDEGKGKLVDILAQHFDIVARCQGGANAGHTIYNAEGKKFALHLVPSGILNEETLCVIGNGVVVHLPGLFKEIDGLESNGVSCKGRILVSDRAHLLFDFHQIVDGLRESELSESFIGTTKRGIGPCYSNKVIRNGIRVSDLRHMDTFPQKLDDLLSDAASRFQGFEYGPHVLKEEVEKYKRFAERLEPFIADTVHVVNEAISEKKKILVEGGQATMLDIDFGTYPFVTSSSPSAGGICTGLGIAPRVLGDLVGVVKAYTTRVGSGPFPTEILGQGGDLLRSAGQEFGTTTGRPRRCGWLDMAALKYCCQINGFSSLNLTKLDVLSDLPKILLGVAYKQKDGTPIKSFPSDLRDLEQLEVDYEELPGWESDISSVRNYSDLPKAARQYVETIEELLGVPVHYIGVGPGRDALIYK